In the genome of Drosophila pseudoobscura strain MV-25-SWS-2005 chromosome 3, UCI_Dpse_MV25, whole genome shotgun sequence, one region contains:
- the LOC4803711 gene encoding uncharacterized protein — protein sequence MRLPMNLRLDLPLMRRICPRVYQGSPSAPPGQAKRAIRVLGTQTPAKARQTYVNPVPDLQRSNETSHLSIQVDVVHSVATPGEVSLPALIYFYGPWSLLASKLSLLKLKILRDWAFSEAKFVENSSHGALIITDFIRRKRARNVERCSTPMGYKQISHDLIDGTHDWRLQMMRFERRHIHRVIPLKVQLLQHYGHKFAFIDVVYVALRRSNDFSSSKDLEEVYSLMRQNVNNSSLVAAHPLIFAEIFVRFRRDYSVKPTRMGNVRENSRCMGQWLMSTYKILQFDLIDHHPQFDIPLTGGHTVTPLVTQ from the coding sequence ATGAGGCTCCCGATGAATCTGAGACTAGACCTTCCGCTGATGCGCCGGATATGTCCTCGGGTATACCAGGGCAGTCCGTCAGCGCCCCCTGGCCAGGCGAAGAGAGCGATCCGTGTGCTGGGGACGCAAACCCCGGCCAAGGCCCGCCAGACGTACGTAAATCCGGTGCCGGATCTGCAGAGGAGCAACGAGACGAGTCACCTCAGCATACAGGTGGACGTTGTGCACAGCGTGGCGACGCCGGGGGAGGTGTCGCTGCCGGCCCTGATCTACTTCTACGGCCCGTGGAGTCTGTTGGCCAGCAAGCTGAGCCTGCTGAAGCTGAAAATTCTGCGCGACTGGGCCTTCTCGGAGGCCAAGTTCGTGGAGAACTCCAGCCATGGGGCGCTCATCATCACCGACTTCATCCGGCGCAAGCGGGCGCGCAATGTCGAGAGATGCTCCACGCCCATGGGGTACAAGCAGATCAGCCACGACCTGATAGACGGCACCCACGACTGGCGGCTGCAGATGATGCGCTTCGAGCGCCGTCACATACATCGCGTCATTCCGCTGAaggtgcagctgctgcagcactaCGGCCACAAGTTTGCCTTCATCGACGTGGTCTACGTGGCGCTGCGTCGCAGCAACGACTTCAGCTCGTCCAAGGATCTCGAGGAGGTGTACAGTCTGATGCGGCAGAATGTTAACAACTCGTCGCTGGTCGCGGCCCATCCGCTCATCTTTGCCGAAATCTTTGTGCGCTTCCGGCGGGACTACTCCGTCAAACCTACGCGAATGGGCAACGTGCGGGAGAACAGTCGCTGCATGGGCCAGTGGCTGATGTCCACCTACAAGATTCTGCAGTTCGACCTTATCGATCATCATCCCCAGTTTGATATTCCACTGACTGGTGGGCACACCGTCACTCCTCTGGTTACTCAATAA
- the Prosbeta5R1 gene encoding proteasome subunit beta type-5: protein MALEGICGVDRWPFMRRFDHLQTEWQKEQVREATSNFENPYALMAPPFEDPVENLPKILAHCGVKMDFAHGTTTLGFRYQGGVVLCADSRATSGQYIGSQTMKKIVELNDYMLGTLAGGAADCVYWDRVLARDSRLHELRFKRRLSVDAAARMIVNISAEYKGMGLVMGMMLAGYDDEGPKLIYVDSEGMRCHGNVFAVGSGSPYALGVLDTGHRFTMTDQEAFDLARRAIYHATSKDAYSGGIVRLYHINEKGWRNVSNTDCSELYNVYCKDDHSCDDAGLGDAGCCIHEVPCASGCQQKKEVTENEVSVQVAAVTQEGN from the exons ATGGCACTGGAGGGCATATGCGGCGTCGATCGATGGCCCTTCATGAGGCGCTTCGACCACTTGCAGACCGAGTGGCAGAAGGAGCAGGTGCGGGAAGCCACCAGCAACTTTGAGAATCCCTACGCCCTGATGGCGCCACCCTTCGAAGAT CCGGTGGAGAATTTACCCAAAATTCTGGCCCACTGTGGGGTTAAGATGGACTTTGCCCACGGCACAACGACCCTGGGATTCAGGTACCAGGGCGGAGTGGTGCTCTGCGCGGACTCGAGGGCCACTTCGGGACAGTACATCGGATCGCAGACGATGAAGAAGATCGTCGAGCTGAACGACTACATGCTGGGGACCCTGGCCGGCGGAGCGGCCGACTGTGTCTACTGGGACCGAGTGCTGGCCCGGGACAGTAGGCTGCACGAGCTGCGCTTCAAGCGGCGCCTCTCCGTGGACGCGGCGGCGCGGATGATCGTCAACATCTCCGCCGAATACAAGGGCATGGGCCTGGTCATGGGCATGATGCTGGCCGGCTACGACGACGAGGGCCCCAAGCTCATCTACGTGGACTCGGAGGGGATGCGCTGCCACGGCAATGTCTTTGCGGTGGGCAGCGGCTCGCCCTACGCCCTGGGCGTCCTGGACACGGGGCACCGCTTCACAATGACCGACCAGGAGGCCTTCGATCTGGCCAGGCGTGCCATCTACCATGCCACCAGCAAGGACGCCTACTCGGGCGGAATTGTCCGGCTGTACCACATCAACGAGAAGGGCTGGCGCAACGTGTCCAATACGGACTGCTCGGAGCTCTACAATGTCTACTGCAAGGATGATCACTCGTGCGATGATGCCGGACTGGGTGATGCGGGCTGCTGTATCCACGAAGTTCCCTGCGCGAGTGGCTGCCAGCAAAAGAAGGAGGTGACGGAGAACGAGGTCTCGGTGCAGGTGGCAGCCGTCACCCAAGAGGGGAACTAA
- the LOC6898196 gene encoding putative odorant receptor 65c — protein sequence MVERVGFSLSDKGKSFLKPYIAIRMVYRRPDECPEHTVPYLNRDQLKAIGYYPNSEESSRPGRRNWHLFVMIKATIFFGSVTYAIFESLDNIVEWGRDLAFIIASFFIYFKLIYFLLYADNVDEVIDGLEDCYRWERAGPAAAGVRSAKRLHYLIVIGMQIVWLAFMVVFVLLLVTTPLWTELSLPFHAAFPFHWHDPSKHPFTHILIYLSQTFDSAYFLMWLISIEGMSVAIYSQLTTALSVLCVELRQLHQFCDGDEDLLRWEISRLVKYHQKIINLVDRCNEVFHGPLIMQMIVNFLLVSLSVFEAMMARHDPKVAGQFIVLMILALGHLSMWTKFGDVMSQESLEVADAAYEAYDPNIASKAVHKDLRVVIMRSQNPLIMRANPFPAFNMINYMAILNQCYGILTLLLNTME from the exons ATGGTCGAACGGGTCGGATTCAGTCTGAGCGATAAAGGAAAGAGTTTCTTGAAGCCGTATATCGCGATCAGGATGGTTTATCGGAGGCCGGATGAGTGTCCCGAGCACACAGTGCCATACCTAAACCGAGATCAGCTAAA AGCTATTGGATATTACCCGAACTCGGAGGAAAGCAGCCGACCCGGTCGAAGGAACTGGCATCTGTTCGTTATGATTAAGGCGACGATATTTTTCGGCTCAGTGACTTATGCCATTTTCGAATCCCTGGACAACATTGTGGAATGGGGTCGGGATCTCGCCTTCATAATAGCG TCgtttttcatatatttcaaGCTGATATATTTCCTGCTGTATGCCGATAACGTGGACGAGGTAATCGACGGCCTCGAGGATTGCTACCGTTGGGAGAGAGCGGGCCCGGCTGCTGCAGGAGTGCGATCGGCAAAACGCTTGCATTATCTGATTGTCATCGGAATGCAAATTGTTTGGCTGGCTTTCATGGTAGTCTTCGTCCTGCTATTGGTTACCACGCCCCTCTGGACAGAACTGTCGCTACCGTTCCATGCAGCCTTTCCGTTTCACTGGCACGATCCTTCGAAGCATCCGTTCACGCACATTCTCATCTACTTGTCGCAAACTTTCGACTCTGCCTACTTTCTCATGTGGCTCATCTCCATCGAAGGCATGTCAGTGGCCATTTATTCCCAGCTGACGACTGCGTTGAGTGTCCTGTGCGTTGAACTTCGGCAGCTCCACCAGTTCTGCGATGGAGACGAGGATCTGCTGCGATGGGAGATCAGTCGTCTGGTCAAATATCATCAGAAGATAATCAA TCTGGTGGATCGGTGCAATGAGGTATTCCACGGCCCATTAATCATGCAAATGATCGTCAACTTCTTGCTGGTCTCCCTGTCGGTCTTTGAGGCAATGATGGCCAGGCACGACCCCAAGGTGGCAGGCCAGTTTATAGTTCTAATGATCTTGGCCTTGGGTCATTTGTCGATGTGGACGAAATTCGGGGATGTAATGTCGCAGGAGTCGCTGGAAGTGGCCGATGCTGCCTACGAGGCTTACGATCCGAATATTGCTTCGAAGGCAGTCCATAAGGATCTACGCGTTGTAATTATGCGATCCCAAAATCCGCTGATAATGAGAGCCAATCCCTTTCCTGCCTTCAATATGATAAACTACATGGCC ATACTCAACCAGTGCTACGGAATCCTCACCCTTCTGTTGAATACTATGGAATAG
- the LOC6898197 gene encoding putative odorant receptor 65c: MVEPSAERVGLRLSKKWKRFMKPSTGYYPNSTQNSVSGQRSFHLFLLVKGTIFYSSILYAASESLDDIVELGRDLAFIIASFFIYFKLIYFLLYADNVDEVINGLEDCYRWERAGPAAAGVRSAKRLHYLIVIGMQIIWVVSMIIFIVLLISTPFWTQQELPLHAAYPFHLHDSLRHPRIHILIYLSQSFDILYYLTWLTVTECMSVSIYSQLTTALSVLCVELRHLHQFCDGDEDLLRWEIHRLVKYHQKIIKLVDRCNEVFHGPLIMQMIVNFLLVSLSVFEAMMARHDPKVAGQFILLMILALGHLSMWTKFGDMMSQESLEVAEAAYEAYDSSVGSKKIYWNIRFIIMRAQEPLIMRATPFPTFNMTNYKAILNQCYGILTLLLNTLD; the protein is encoded by the exons ATGGTCGAACCATCTGCAGAACGGGTCGGACTTCGTCTGAGCAAGAAATGGAAGAGATTCATGAAGCC AAGCACGGGATATTACCCGAACTCTACGCAAAACAGCGTGTCTGGCCAGAGGTCCTTccatttgtttcttttggtcAAGGGTACTATATTTTACAGCTCAATATTATACGCCGCTTCAGAATCCCTGGACGACATTGTGGAATTGGGACGGGATCTCGCCTTCATAATAGCG tcatttttcatatatttcaaGCTGATATATTTCCTGCTGTATGCCGATAACGTGGACGAGGTAATCAACGGCCTCGAGGATTGCTACCGTTGGGAGAGAGCGGGCCCGGCTGCTGCAGGAGTGCGATCGGCAAAACGTTTGCATTATCTGATTGTCATTGGAATGCAAATAATTTGGGTGGTTTCCATGATCATTTTTATAGTGCTATTAATTTCGACGCCATTTTGGACACAACAGGAGTTGCCGCTCCATGCAGCCTATCCGTTTCACTTGCACGATTCTTTGAGGCATCCGAGAATACACATTCTCATCTACTTATCACAATCTTTCGACATTCTGTACTACCTCACGTGGCTAACCGTTACCGAGTGCATGTCCGTGTCCATTTACTCCCAGCTGACGACTGCGTTGAGTGTCCTGTGCGTTGAGCTTCGGCACCTCCACCAGTTCTGCGATGGAGACGAGGATCTGCTGCGATGGGAAATCCATCGTCTGGTCAAATATCATCAGAAGATAATCAA ACTTGTGGATCGATGCAATGAGGTTTTCCACGGTCCTTTAATCATGCAAATGATCGTCAACTTCTTGCTGGTCTCCCTGTCGGTCTTCGAGGCAATGATGGCCAGGCACGACCCCAAGGTGGCAGGCCAGTTCATACTTCTAATGATCTTGGCCTTGGGTCACCTGTCGATGTGGACGAAATTCGGGGACATGATGTCGCAGGAGTCGCTGGAAGTGGCCGAGGCTGCATACGAGGCATACGACTCAAGTGTTGGGTCCAAGAAAATCTATTGGAATATTCGCTTTATAATTATGCGTGCCCAGGAACCATTGATCATGAGAGCTACTCCCTTTCCCACTTTTAATATGACTAACTACAAGGCC ATACTCAACCAGTGCTACGGAATCCTCACGCTTCTGCTGAATACTTTGGACTAG
- the LOC6898198 gene encoding putative odorant receptor 65c, with protein sequence MSELPRERVGLGLGEKWKSFMKLYMTFVTVYRSPDESPEHTVPHQCRAQLKAMGYYPNSEERRIPGRRTWFLFIFSQITMFFCSQCYGIFDSLDDLVEWGRDLAFIIASFFIYFKFIYFLLYADNVDEVIDGLEECYRWERAGPAAAGVRSAKRLHYLIVIGMQIIWAFSMVVFVLLLVTTPLWTQQDLPLHVSYPFHLHDSSKHPVTHILIYISHSWSILYFLTGLVSTEGLSITIYSQLTTGLTVLCVELRHLHQLCDGDEDLLRWEINRLVKYHQKIISLVDRSNEVFHGPLIMQMIVNFLLVSLSVFEAMMARHDPKVAGQFILLMILALGHLSMWTKFGDMMSQESLEVAEAAYEAYDPSVGSKKIDWNIRFIIMRAQEPLIMRATPFPTFNMINYKAILNQCYGILTLLLNTLD encoded by the exons ATGTCCGAACTGCCTAGAGAACGGGTCGGACTTGGCCTGGGCGAGAAATGGAAGAGCTTCATGAAGCTTTACATGACATTCGTGACGGTTTATAGGAGTCCGGATGAGAGTCCCGAGCACACAGTGCCACACCAGTGCCGAGCACAGCTAAA AGCCATGGGATACTACCCGAACTCGGAGGAAAGACGGATTCCCGGCCGCAGGACCTggtttctgtttattttctcTCAGATAACGATGTTTTTCTGCTCCCAATGCTATGGAATATTCGACTCCCTGGACGACCTTGTGGAATGGGGTCGGGATCTCGCCTTCATAATAGCG TCGTTTTTTATCTATTTCAAGtttatatatttcctgctGTATGCCGATAACGTGGACGAGGTAATCGATGGCCTCGAGGAGTGCTACCGTTGGGAGAGAGCGGGCCCGGCTGCTGCAGGAGTGCGATCGGCAAAACGCTTGCATTATCTGATTGTCATCGGGATGCAAATAATTTGGGCGTTTTCCATGGTCGTGTTCGTCCTGCTATTGGTTACCACGCCCCTCTGGACACAGCAGGACCTTCCGTTGCATGTTTCCTACCCTTTCCACTTACACGATTCATCAAAGCACCCCGTGACACACATCCTCATATACATATCACATTCTTGGAGCATTCTGTACTTCCTAACGGGGCTCGTCTCTACCGAAGGGCTATCGATCACTATTTATTCGCAGCTAACGACTGGATTGACTGTCCTGTGCGTTGAGCTTCGGCATCTTCACCAGCTCTGCGATGGAGACGAGGATCTGCTGCGATGGGAGATCAATCGTCTAGTCAAATATCATCAGAAGATTATCAG TCTGGTGGATCGAAGCAATGAGGTATTCCACGGTCCTTTAATCATGCAAATGATCGTCAACTTCTTGCTGGTCTCCCTGTCGGTCTTCGAGGCAATGATGGCCAGGCACGACCCCAAGGTGGCAGGCCAGTTCATACTTCTAATGATCTTGGCCTTGGGTCACCTGTCGATGTGGACGAAATTCGGGGACATGATGTCGCAGGAGTCGCTGGAAGTGGCCGAAGCTGCATACGAGGCCTACGACCCAAGTGTTGGGTCCAAGAAAATCGATTGGAATATTCGCTTTATAATTATGCGTGCCCAGGAGCCATTGATCATGAGAGCTACTCCCTTTCCCACTTTTAATATGATTAACTACAAGGCC ATACTCAACCAGTGCTATGGAATCCTCACGCTTCTGCTGAATACTTTGGACTAG
- the LOC6898199 gene encoding putative odorant receptor 65c, which translates to LLKLHYFQSFFIFFKFIYFLLYADNVDEVIDGLEECYRWERAGPAAAGVRSAKRLHYLIIIGMQIIWAVSMVAFVLLLVTTPLWTQQDLPLHVSYPFHLHDSSKHPVTHILIYISQSWSILYFLTGLISTEGLSITIYSQLTTGLTVLCVELRHLHQLCDGDEDLLRWEINRLVKYHQKIISLVDRSNEVFHGPLIMQMIVNFLLVSLSVFEAMMARHDPKVAGQFILLMILALGHLSMWTKFGDMMSQESLEVAEAAYEAYDPSVESKKIDWNIRFIIMRAQEPLIMRATPFPTFNMINYKAILNQCYGILTLLLNTLD; encoded by the exons CTTCTCAAACTTCATTATTTTCAGTCGTTTTTTATCTTTTTCAAGtttatatatttcctgctGTATGCCGATAACGTGGACGAGGTAATCGATGGCCTCGAGGAGTGCTACCGTTGGGAGAGAGCGGGCCCGGCTGCTGCAGGAGTGCGATCGGCAAAACGCTTGCATTATCTGATTATCATCGGAATGCAAATAATTTGGGCGGTTTCCATGGTCGCCTTCGTCCTGCTATTGGTTACCACGCCCCTCTGGACACAGCAGGACCTTCCGTTACATGTTTCCTACCCTTTCCACTTACACGATTCATCAAAGCACCCCGTGACACACATCCTCATATACATATCACAGTCATGGAGCATTCTGTATTTCCTTACGGGGCTCATCTCTACCGAAGGGCTATCGATCACTATTTATTCGCAGCTAACGACTGGATTGACTGTCCTGTGCGTTGAGCTTCGGCATCTTCACCAGCTCTGCGATGGAGACGAGGATCTGCTGCGATGGGAGATCAATCGTCTAGTCAAATATCATCAGAAGATTATCAG TCTGGTGGATCGAAGCAATGAGGTATTCCACGGTCCTTTAATCATGCAAATGATCGTCAACTTCTTGCTGGTCTCCCTGTCGGTCTTCGAGGCAATGATGGCCAGGCACGACCCCAAGGTGGCAGGCCAGTTCATACTTCTAATGATCTTGGCCTTGGGTCACCTGTCGATGTGGACGAAATTCGGGGACATGATGTCGCAGGAGTCGCTGGAAGTGGCCGAAGCTGCATACGAGGCCTACGACCCAAGTGTTGAGTCCAAAAAAATCGATTGGAATATTCGCTTTATAATTATGCGTGCCCAGGAGCCATTGATCATGAGAGCTACTCCCTTTCCCACTTTTAATATGATTAACTACAAGGCC ATACTCAACCAGTGCTATGGAATCCTCACGCTTCTGCTGAATACTTTGGACTAG